In Acaryochloris marina S15, a single genomic region encodes these proteins:
- the rpsQ gene encoding 30S ribosomal protein S17 has product MAIKERIGVVVSDKMDKTAVVAVSNRVPHRKYGKIVGQTRRYKVHDEENACHVGDRVRIRESRPLSRTKRWTVTDVLVAANRP; this is encoded by the coding sequence ATGGCTATTAAGGAAAGAATTGGGGTTGTTGTCAGTGACAAGATGGACAAAACAGCTGTAGTCGCTGTGTCCAACCGCGTTCCTCATAGAAAGTATGGAAAAATCGTGGGTCAAACTCGCCGGTATAAGGTGCATGACGAGGAAAATGCCTGCCATGTTGGTGACCGCGTGCGCATCCGAGAATCTCGTCCCCTAAGTCGCACCAAGCGGTGGACGGTAACAGATGTTTTAGTGGCTGCTAATCGACCCTAG
- a CDS encoding serine/threonine-protein kinase, whose translation MSPTQYRILGLVGQGQFGRVLCARDRNTGSLVALKVLNKRELPTRFFLRELRLLASLQHPNIVSVQTITYTATERYLVMDYCEGGTLRDLLIHPVHLSFQQRLQLIIDVLKGLEYAHQNDIIHCDLKPENILLTHTENGTTARITDFGIARLAEEAGFGVLGQGDTGSPAYMAPERFYSQHSYASDLYAVGVMLYELLMNKRPFIGLPGELMTAHLNEAAQIPQDVPFLLRSVLKTALQKLPQKRFKSATDMLNAVVLAADILASEDPNCTLAPSQRWPENPDLLNIQQEQYPSPIHCLHIQDHQVYLGSHNKVICRSYSTDFPAPGPFQKQQWQFALPVTDLFWGGGQAWVRTIQGNTFKQPSRLHPLSLKNTVDSQPCDLPTIENLSGIDWGQNNKIGWRPEQNWLAIACGQQSFEAVQGAELGSQALLQIFQWPQMQPIHQPVLIRKPNWLFVLDSRFGVAISVDEDQSHFQGFTRKGNSFQPFSVPIPLQQITQSVANPYRLLAVSKQDPQTAFLIDLKPWRLTKLSLALQPEQILATPWGYVLLATHQVLVLSHNGHPLSHFQLPIGANEKIAVCAGAGQGFMVGTWSEQSATLYTVDVHSHLTEWHRQTEDPFQETAHNKTA comes from the coding sequence ATGTCTCCCACTCAATATCGCATTTTAGGGCTGGTTGGTCAGGGCCAATTTGGTCGAGTGCTTTGTGCTCGCGATCGCAACACTGGATCATTAGTGGCCCTCAAAGTACTCAACAAACGAGAGCTTCCGACTCGCTTTTTTCTGCGGGAGTTGCGGTTACTCGCCAGTTTGCAACATCCCAACATTGTCTCGGTTCAGACCATTACCTACACCGCCACAGAACGGTATTTGGTCATGGACTATTGCGAGGGTGGCACCTTACGAGATTTACTCATACATCCCGTACACCTCAGCTTTCAGCAACGGTTGCAGCTCATCATCGATGTGCTCAAAGGGTTGGAATATGCCCACCAGAACGACATCATTCACTGCGACCTCAAACCAGAAAATATCTTACTCACCCATACCGAGAATGGGACAACCGCTAGAATCACCGATTTTGGTATAGCTCGATTAGCCGAAGAAGCAGGATTTGGTGTCTTAGGTCAGGGAGACACTGGATCTCCAGCCTATATGGCACCCGAACGATTTTACAGTCAACATTCCTACGCCTCGGATCTCTATGCGGTCGGCGTCATGCTGTATGAGTTATTAATGAACAAACGTCCCTTCATCGGACTGCCTGGCGAACTGATGACCGCCCATCTGAATGAAGCCGCTCAGATTCCTCAGGATGTTCCCTTTCTACTGCGTTCAGTTCTCAAAACTGCTCTGCAAAAACTCCCTCAGAAACGTTTTAAGAGCGCAACGGACATGCTCAATGCCGTCGTGCTTGCTGCAGATATTTTAGCGTCAGAGGATCCTAACTGTACCCTTGCTCCTAGCCAGCGATGGCCAGAGAATCCTGACTTGCTCAATATTCAACAAGAGCAATATCCGAGTCCTATCCACTGTCTACACATACAGGACCATCAAGTTTACTTAGGTAGCCACAACAAGGTCATTTGCCGATCCTATTCCACGGATTTTCCAGCACCGGGTCCATTTCAAAAGCAGCAGTGGCAGTTCGCACTACCGGTCACGGACTTATTCTGGGGAGGTGGCCAAGCCTGGGTCCGTACCATCCAGGGCAACACCTTCAAACAACCCTCTCGCCTACATCCCTTATCCCTGAAAAATACAGTAGATTCCCAACCCTGCGATCTACCCACCATCGAAAACCTCTCAGGTATTGATTGGGGGCAGAACAACAAAATTGGCTGGCGACCCGAACAGAACTGGCTGGCCATTGCCTGCGGCCAGCAATCCTTCGAGGCTGTTCAAGGAGCTGAACTAGGCAGTCAAGCTCTATTACAAATTTTCCAATGGCCCCAGATGCAGCCCATCCACCAGCCTGTTTTGATTCGTAAACCCAACTGGCTATTTGTATTGGACTCCCGTTTTGGTGTCGCCATTTCCGTAGACGAGGACCAAAGTCATTTTCAGGGATTTACTCGCAAAGGCAACAGCTTCCAACCCTTTTCGGTTCCCATCCCCCTGCAACAGATTACTCAAAGTGTTGCCAACCCCTATCGATTATTGGCCGTGAGCAAGCAGGATCCTCAGACTGCCTTCTTAATTGATTTAAAACCTTGGCGACTCACGAAACTATCTTTAGCACTTCAACCAGAACAAATTCTTGCCACCCCTTGGGGATATGTGTTGTTAGCAACCCATCAAGTTCTAGTCCTTAGCCATAATGGACATCCCTTAAGCCACTTCCAGTTGCCGATAGGCGCCAACGAAAAGATCGCAGTTTGTGCCGGGGCTGGGCAAGGATTCATGGTCGGCACCTGGTCAGAACAATCTGCAACCCTTTATACCGTCGATGTGCATTCACACCTCACCGAATGGCATCGACAGACAGAAGACCCTTTTCAAGAAACGGCCCACAACAAAACAGCCTAA
- the rpsE gene encoding 30S ribosomal protein S5: MAKENRRKNNRNKEKDSTWQERVVQIRRVSKVVKGGKKLSFRAIVVVGNERGQVGVGVGKASDVIGAVRKGVADGKKQLVEVPLTRSNSIPHPMIGRGGAAKVMMRPAAPGTGVIAGGAVRTVLELAGVRNVLAKQLGSDNPLNNARATLNALSSLRTFSEVASERGIAVEKLYAAT, encoded by the coding sequence ATGGCAAAGGAAAATCGTCGCAAAAACAACCGTAACAAAGAAAAAGACTCCACCTGGCAAGAGCGAGTCGTCCAAATTCGGCGAGTCTCGAAGGTCGTCAAGGGTGGTAAAAAACTCAGTTTTAGAGCCATTGTTGTGGTTGGAAATGAGCGGGGCCAAGTAGGCGTCGGCGTGGGTAAAGCCAGCGATGTGATTGGTGCCGTTCGCAAAGGCGTTGCCGATGGCAAGAAGCAGCTAGTCGAAGTTCCTTTGACCCGATCCAACTCAATTCCCCATCCAATGATCGGTCGGGGAGGAGCCGCAAAAGTGATGATGCGCCCTGCCGCACCTGGTACGGGTGTGATTGCTGGTGGTGCAGTTCGCACTGTTCTAGAACTAGCTGGCGTTCGCAATGTACTAGCGAAACAGTTGGGTTCCGATAATCCTTTGAATAATGCTCGTGCGACTCTTAATGCCCTGTCATCTCTCCGCACCTTTTCTGAGGTGGCCAGTGAACGAGGCATTGCAGTGGAAAAACTCTATGCTGCCACTTAG
- the secY gene encoding preprotein translocase subunit SecY, which translates to MVVSRGKTPSAQETFMQMAQAAGLRGRVFITLGLLILVRLGVRLPVPGINRAAFTSTFAGNPVFGFLDFFSGGGFSALGIFALGIIPFINASIILQLLTAALPSLERLQKDEGEAGRRKISQITRYVALGWAIIQSTGFAILINSAEGVVFNPGTIFIVQMVVALTAGSMFVMWVGELITERGVGNGASLLIFLSIVSGLPSTLGNALQIAEQGEVSKVIILISVFILMIVGIVFVQEGTRRIPIVYARRQVGRRTYQEQKSYLPLRLNSGGVMPIIFASAMLILPGTLAGLTNNPTIIEFAGYLSPNSSLPWVYVIFYLSMIVFFSYFYASLVVNPIDMSQNLKKMGASIPGIRPGRATTEYVEKVLNRLTLLGAFFLGAVVLVPVAAERVVGGGIFSGFGATSLLILVGVAIDTAKQIQTYVISQRYEGMVKQ; encoded by the coding sequence ATGGTTGTCAGCAGAGGTAAAACACCATCCGCCCAAGAGACTTTTATGCAAATGGCCCAGGCAGCTGGGCTTAGAGGTCGGGTTTTTATTACCCTTGGGCTATTGATTCTGGTCCGACTGGGTGTTCGATTGCCCGTTCCAGGTATCAACCGCGCCGCCTTTACATCAACCTTTGCTGGTAACCCTGTTTTTGGTTTTTTGGACTTTTTCTCTGGTGGTGGTTTTTCTGCCCTAGGGATTTTTGCTTTAGGGATTATTCCCTTTATTAATGCCTCTATCATTTTGCAGTTGTTAACGGCTGCGCTGCCTTCTTTGGAGCGCTTGCAAAAAGATGAAGGGGAAGCAGGACGCCGGAAAATCTCCCAAATCACTCGCTACGTAGCTTTGGGATGGGCCATCATTCAGAGTACTGGGTTTGCCATTCTCATTAATAGTGCTGAGGGTGTGGTTTTCAATCCTGGTACTATCTTCATCGTTCAGATGGTAGTAGCCTTAACGGCTGGTTCCATGTTTGTGATGTGGGTGGGTGAGCTGATTACTGAAAGAGGAGTAGGTAACGGTGCTTCCTTACTAATCTTTTTGAGTATTGTTTCTGGTTTGCCCAGCACTCTAGGTAACGCTTTACAGATTGCTGAGCAAGGCGAAGTCTCTAAAGTCATCATTTTGATTTCCGTTTTCATCCTGATGATTGTGGGTATTGTGTTTGTCCAGGAAGGAACTCGTCGAATTCCTATCGTCTATGCTCGACGACAAGTAGGACGTCGAACCTATCAAGAGCAAAAAAGTTATCTGCCTCTTCGATTAAACTCGGGTGGGGTGATGCCCATTATTTTCGCCTCGGCTATGTTGATTCTGCCTGGAACTTTAGCAGGACTAACCAACAACCCAACCATCATTGAATTTGCTGGGTATCTTAGCCCCAATAGTTCGTTGCCTTGGGTCTATGTGATTTTCTATCTATCGATGATTGTTTTCTTCAGTTATTTCTACGCATCTTTGGTGGTCAATCCCATTGATATGTCTCAGAACTTGAAGAAGATGGGAGCAAGTATTCCAGGGATTCGTCCTGGACGGGCAACGACGGAATATGTAGAGAAGGTTTTGAATCGATTAACACTTCTCGGTGCTTTCTTCCTAGGTGCTGTCGTATTGGTTCCAGTGGCTGCAGAGAGGGTCGTCGGTGGCGGTATCTTTTCTGGTTTTGGAGCCACATCACTTCTGATTTTGGTGGGTGTTGCGATTGATACGGCCAAGCAAATTCAGACCTATGTGATTTCCCAACGGTATGAAGGGATGGTGAAACAGTAG
- the rplP gene encoding 50S ribosomal protein L16 has product MLSPRKTKFRKQHRGRMRGKATRGNTLSFGDYGLQALEPSWITSRQIEAGRRAMTRYVRRGGNIWIRIFPDKPVTMRPAETRMGSGKGAPEYWVAVVKPGRIMYEMNGVNEETAREAMRLAAFKMPIKTKFVARPKEES; this is encoded by the coding sequence ATGTTAAGTCCTAGAAAAACGAAATTTCGTAAGCAACACCGGGGCCGTATGCGCGGTAAAGCCACCCGAGGGAACACCCTCAGCTTCGGTGATTACGGTCTCCAAGCCCTTGAGCCTTCCTGGATTACCTCGCGTCAAATTGAAGCAGGACGACGAGCCATGACCCGCTACGTCCGCCGGGGTGGAAACATTTGGATTCGCATCTTCCCAGACAAGCCTGTCACCATGCGCCCCGCAGAAACCCGGATGGGTTCTGGTAAAGGTGCCCCTGAATATTGGGTGGCCGTGGTCAAGCCGGGTCGGATCATGTATGAAATGAACGGTGTTAATGAAGAGACAGCTCGGGAAGCCATGAGACTGGCAGCCTTCAAGATGCCCATCAAAACTAAATTCGTTGCGCGTCCCAAGGAGGAGTCCTAA
- the infA gene encoding translation initiation factor IF-1, whose translation MAKQDAIEMEGTVTESLPNAMFRVDLDNGFNVLAHISGKIRRNYIKILPGDRVKVELTPYDLTKGRITYRLRKK comes from the coding sequence TTGGCTAAGCAAGATGCGATTGAAATGGAAGGTACGGTCACAGAATCGTTACCGAATGCCATGTTTCGCGTGGACCTAGATAACGGGTTTAATGTTCTAGCCCATATCTCTGGCAAGATTCGGCGAAACTACATCAAAATTTTGCCCGGTGATCGTGTCAAGGTAGAGCTGACTCCCTACGATCTCACCAAAGGACGGATTACCTACCGCTTACGCAAAAAGTAA
- the rplR gene encoding 50S ribosomal protein L18 produces MKTTRKDATRSRHKRVRRKVAGTAERPRLAVFRSNHHIYAQVIDDAQHHTLAAASTVESDLKSSSGATCDASTAVGKLVAERAIEKGVKAVVFDRGGNLYHGRVKALADAAREAGLEF; encoded by the coding sequence ATGAAAACCACTCGCAAAGATGCAACCCGTAGTCGACATAAGCGAGTTCGCCGTAAGGTTGCGGGAACTGCTGAGAGACCTCGGTTAGCCGTATTTCGATCGAATCATCATATTTATGCTCAGGTGATTGATGATGCCCAGCACCATACCTTGGCTGCAGCATCAACCGTCGAATCTGACCTCAAATCATCTTCAGGGGCAACCTGTGATGCCTCTACTGCAGTAGGCAAGTTGGTGGCTGAGCGAGCGATTGAAAAAGGCGTCAAGGCCGTAGTCTTCGATCGCGGCGGTAATTTATATCACGGGCGAGTCAAGGCTTTGGCTGATGCTGCTCGTGAAGCTGGCTTAGAATTTTAA
- the rplO gene encoding 50S ribosomal protein L15: protein MRLNDPKPKTGSQHRRRRVGRGIAAGQGASCGFGMRGQKSRSGRPTRPGFEGGQNPLYRRVPKLKHFTLINQKQYTTINVGKLNELKAKSDVTLESLMTEGIITSNDGPLKVLGDGELTVALNVQAAAATKSAIAKIEGAGGSFQSTES, encoded by the coding sequence ATGAGACTAAACGATCCTAAACCCAAAACCGGTTCCCAACATCGACGTCGCCGTGTAGGCCGAGGAATCGCTGCTGGCCAAGGTGCTAGCTGTGGCTTTGGGATGCGCGGTCAAAAATCTCGTTCAGGTCGCCCGACTCGCCCTGGATTTGAGGGTGGACAAAACCCTTTGTACCGTCGAGTACCTAAGTTAAAGCATTTTACGCTGATCAATCAGAAGCAATACACTACGATTAATGTAGGTAAGCTTAATGAATTGAAAGCAAAGTCCGATGTCACCCTTGAGTCTCTGATGACCGAAGGCATCATTACATCCAATGATGGGCCTTTGAAAGTATTAGGAGATGGTGAGCTAACGGTTGCACTCAATGTGCAAGCAGCGGCAGCAACTAAATCTGCGATCGCCAAAATCGAAGGGGCCGGTGGTAGCTTTCAATCTACTGAGTCTTAA
- the rplE gene encoding 50S ribosomal protein L5, producing the protein MTVRLKTLYLDTAVPKLQEQFKYKNAHEIPKVAKVSVNRGLGEASQNAKALERSLAELAVITGQRPVVTRAKKAIAGFKIRQGMPVGVMVTLRGERMYAFLDRLVNLALPRIRDFRGVSPKSFDGRGNYTLGLREQLIFPEVDYDSIDQIRGMDISIITTAKTDEEGRALLKVLGMPFREN; encoded by the coding sequence ATGACAGTCCGACTAAAAACCCTCTATCTCGATACTGCCGTTCCCAAATTACAGGAACAGTTTAAGTATAAAAATGCCCATGAAATCCCCAAAGTAGCCAAGGTTTCGGTTAACCGAGGTTTGGGCGAAGCATCACAAAACGCGAAAGCTCTCGAACGCTCCCTGGCAGAATTAGCGGTGATTACAGGTCAACGACCTGTGGTGACCCGAGCCAAGAAAGCGATTGCAGGCTTCAAAATTCGGCAAGGGATGCCCGTCGGGGTCATGGTTACCCTCAGAGGAGAGCGGATGTATGCTTTTCTCGATCGATTGGTAAATCTCGCTTTGCCAAGAATTCGCGACTTTCGTGGGGTAAGTCCCAAAAGTTTCGATGGTCGGGGGAATTACACTTTAGGATTGCGAGAACAACTCATCTTTCCTGAAGTTGATTACGACAGCATTGATCAAATTCGAGGTATGGATATTTCGATTATCACGACTGCCAAAACCGATGAAGAAGGTCGTGCCCTGTTAAAAGTTTTGGGAATGCCCTTCCGTGAAAATTAA
- a CDS encoding C40 family peptidase: MVSIDTLKAQLKDGVLSSVEYRLGAPLDLLDAPTSKALATQAWPGRQLKFCLSDLPQAEQTLAVRLCEDDYPGWLGPQALTTLEPAAQSYQASSLTRDQISSRLQYVIAFMLAAMDQPNQYLWGGTIGPNFDCSGLMQRAFAEQGIWLPRDAYQQEAFTQTLTNPGSEVQDFTQILQTGDLIFFGPIEKANHVALYLGDGKYIHSSGTEQGRNGIGIDLLSPSGDAVTQAYYSQIHGAGRIIKSYQPTALT, encoded by the coding sequence ATGGTGTCCATTGATACGCTGAAAGCGCAGCTAAAAGACGGCGTTTTATCTTCGGTTGAGTATCGCCTTGGCGCCCCCCTTGATTTACTGGATGCTCCAACCTCCAAAGCTTTAGCAACCCAGGCTTGGCCAGGTCGACAGTTGAAGTTCTGTTTGTCCGACCTGCCCCAAGCAGAACAAACCCTGGCTGTTCGCCTTTGCGAAGATGACTATCCCGGTTGGCTTGGACCTCAGGCACTCACTACACTCGAACCTGCAGCCCAGTCCTATCAAGCCTCCTCTCTCACCCGCGATCAAATTTCGTCTCGGCTGCAATATGTGATTGCCTTTATGTTGGCAGCCATGGACCAACCCAATCAGTATTTATGGGGAGGCACCATCGGTCCTAACTTTGACTGCTCAGGACTCATGCAGCGAGCCTTTGCAGAACAAGGTATTTGGCTGCCCCGAGATGCCTATCAACAGGAAGCATTTACCCAAACCCTCACGAACCCTGGTTCTGAAGTCCAAGACTTTACCCAGATCCTGCAAACAGGCGATTTAATCTTTTTTGGCCCCATTGAAAAAGCAAATCATGTTGCTTTGTACCTGGGCGACGGCAAATATATTCATAGTTCAGGTACGGAGCAAGGCCGCAATGGCATCGGTATTGACTTACTCTCCCCCTCTGGAGATGCGGTCACCCAAGCTTACTATAGCCAGATCCATGGCGCAGGCCGGATCATCAAAAGCTACCAGCCAACTGCCTTGACCTAA
- the rpsH gene encoding 30S ribosomal protein S8 — MAANDTIGDMLTRIRNANLARHQTTQVMSTRMTRSVASVLKDEGFITSFEESGEGVERRLVITLKYRGKNRQPIINTLKRISKPGLRVYSNRRDLPRVLGGIGIAIVSTSSGIMTDRDARQTGVGGEVLCYVW; from the coding sequence ATGGCAGCTAATGACACTATTGGTGATATGCTCACGCGGATCCGCAATGCGAATCTAGCACGGCATCAAACGACACAAGTCATGTCGACCCGAATGACCCGAAGCGTAGCTTCGGTGCTAAAGGATGAAGGCTTTATTACCAGCTTTGAAGAGTCTGGCGAAGGGGTAGAACGGCGCCTAGTCATTACGCTGAAGTATCGTGGCAAAAACCGGCAGCCGATCATCAACACCTTGAAGCGCATCAGTAAGCCGGGTCTTAGAGTCTACTCCAATCGACGTGACTTACCGAGAGTCTTAGGCGGCATCGGCATCGCGATTGTTTCCACATCCAGTGGCATCATGACCGATCGAGACGCCCGCCAAACAGGGGTTGGTGGAGAAGTCCTTTGCTATGTGTGGTAA
- a CDS encoding adenylate kinase has product MARLILFGPPGAGKGTQAVSLAADYNIPHISTGDLFRAAISGKTPLGLKVQSYMDQGQLVPDQVVIDMVKERLAQPDTASGWLLDGFPRTIPQAQTLDKLLQEMNQSCDRVINLQVPEQNLVARLLSRGRKDDSEAVIQDRLQIYHRETAPVLNFYRERNCLVDIDGDATVEAVTDRIKAALADLT; this is encoded by the coding sequence GTGGCACGTTTAATTCTGTTTGGGCCACCTGGTGCGGGCAAAGGGACACAAGCCGTTTCTCTAGCTGCAGACTATAATATCCCTCATATCTCAACTGGAGATTTGTTCCGAGCTGCCATTTCGGGTAAAACACCTTTGGGGTTGAAAGTGCAGTCCTATATGGATCAAGGCCAACTGGTCCCAGACCAAGTGGTGATTGATATGGTGAAAGAGCGATTGGCTCAACCCGATACTGCGAGCGGATGGTTATTGGATGGATTTCCTCGAACCATTCCCCAAGCTCAAACCTTGGATAAGCTTTTGCAAGAGATGAACCAAAGTTGCGATCGCGTCATCAATCTCCAGGTTCCCGAACAGAATTTAGTGGCCCGCTTACTCAGCCGAGGCCGCAAAGATGATTCCGAAGCCGTTATCCAAGATCGTCTTCAGATTTATCATCGAGAAACAGCTCCCGTTTTAAATTTTTATCGTGAGCGTAACTGCTTAGTAGATATTGATGGCGATGCAACTGTGGAAGCAGTGACGGATCGAATCAAAGCCGCTTTGGCAGATCTCACATAA
- the rplX gene encoding 50S ribosomal protein L24 produces MAKKKSTIKRFKMHVKKGDTVQVIAGKDKAKVGEVIDVLPKLSQVVVEGVNIKTKHVKPRSESESGQISTVEFPIHSSNVMLYSNKENVASRVCYTFDDSGRKVRMLKKTGEIID; encoded by the coding sequence ATGGCTAAGAAAAAGTCAACTATTAAACGCTTCAAGATGCACGTCAAGAAGGGAGACACAGTCCAAGTCATCGCTGGCAAAGACAAGGCCAAAGTGGGTGAAGTGATTGATGTTTTACCCAAGCTCAGTCAAGTTGTGGTTGAAGGCGTCAACATCAAAACAAAGCATGTCAAACCTCGCTCTGAAAGTGAATCAGGTCAGATTTCTACGGTAGAGTTCCCCATCCATAGTTCCAATGTGATGCTGTACTCCAACAAAGAAAACGTAGCTAGCCGGGTTTGCTATACCTTTGACGATTCAGGCCGCAAGGTCAGAATGCTGAAAAAAACTGGTGAAATCATTGACTAG
- the rpmC gene encoding 50S ribosomal protein L29: MAFSKMADLQNLSAEEVDAKVQELKKELFDLRFQKATKETIAPHQFKHIQHQIAQLLTLKQQQQS; the protein is encoded by the coding sequence ATGGCATTCTCAAAAATGGCTGATTTGCAAAACCTGTCTGCAGAAGAAGTAGATGCCAAGGTTCAAGAGTTGAAAAAAGAGCTTTTTGATCTTCGCTTTCAAAAAGCAACCAAAGAAACCATTGCACCCCATCAGTTCAAGCATATCCAGCATCAAATCGCCCAGCTTCTGACCTTGAAACAGCAGCAGCAAAGTTAA
- the rplF gene encoding 50S ribosomal protein L6 — MSRIGKVPIPIPDKVNVTIKGQAVTVKGPKGELSRELTPEVAIDQADNVVTVTRRNESRVARQRHGLSRTLIANMVEGVSKGFEKKLQIQGVGYRAQVQGRNLILNVGYSNPVTIEPPEGIQVAVDSNTNVTVSGINKEVVGNTAARIRAVRPPEPYKGKGIRYADEFVRRKVGKAGKK, encoded by the coding sequence ATGTCTCGCATCGGTAAGGTACCCATTCCTATTCCTGACAAAGTGAATGTCACGATTAAAGGGCAAGCCGTTACTGTAAAAGGCCCTAAAGGAGAGTTATCCAGAGAGTTAACCCCAGAAGTCGCCATTGATCAGGCCGACAATGTGGTCACAGTGACGCGTCGGAACGAATCGCGAGTTGCTCGCCAGCGCCACGGTTTATCCCGAACGCTGATTGCCAACATGGTTGAAGGGGTCTCCAAAGGATTTGAGAAGAAATTGCAAATCCAAGGGGTGGGATATCGAGCTCAGGTTCAAGGCCGTAATTTAATTTTGAACGTCGGCTACAGCAATCCCGTCACCATTGAGCCACCCGAAGGCATCCAAGTGGCTGTAGACAGCAACACGAATGTCACTGTCAGTGGCATTAATAAAGAAGTAGTCGGCAACACCGCTGCTCGGATTCGGGCAGTACGTCCTCCCGAACCCTATAAGGGCAAGGGGATTCGCTACGCCGATGAGTTTGTCCGCCGTAAGGTTGGTAAGGCAGGTAAGAAATAA
- the rplN gene encoding 50S ribosomal protein L14 has product MIQQETTLNVADNSGAKRLLCIRVIGGGNRRYGGVGDVIIATVKDATPNMPVKKSDVVRAVIVRTRKSICRDSGMSIRFDDNAAVLINPDGNPRGTRVFGPVARELRDKSFTKIVSLAPEVL; this is encoded by the coding sequence ATGATTCAACAAGAAACCACACTTAATGTTGCGGACAACAGCGGCGCTAAACGCTTGTTGTGCATCCGGGTTATCGGTGGCGGCAACCGTCGATATGGTGGCGTTGGCGATGTCATTATTGCCACCGTCAAAGATGCAACCCCAAACATGCCTGTCAAAAAATCTGATGTGGTCAGAGCCGTTATCGTCCGTACTCGCAAATCTATTTGTCGAGATAGCGGCATGAGTATTCGCTTCGACGACAATGCCGCGGTATTAATTAACCCAGATGGCAATCCCAGAGGCACGCGTGTGTTTGGCCCCGTCGCTCGTGAGCTCCGCGACAAGAGCTTCACTAAAATCGTTTCTCTCGCGCCAGAGGTGCTCTAA